A single window of Triplophysa dalaica isolate WHDGS20190420 chromosome 14, ASM1584641v1, whole genome shotgun sequence DNA harbors:
- the si:dkey-30c15.13 gene encoding uncharacterized protein si:dkey-30c15.13, whose translation MSGFPEMTQNMFQEGLYQVFFKERPQIRSLAVSTSAELKEARLVRWFGTVVSTRLLLAGVVQILSAVSSVLSTISYTCLGFRCSVSMTAPVWCALLYLATGSLAIDVQRKPKKIKVMFLMGLNILSLLFGISSFITYTLKSTALGDVTTQQRIGVYVVKGSCILFILQCIFAATYTIFLVWRGLKCSSAPYRQDYSRVMQNTDEFTDPLLESEHFSL comes from the exons ATGTCAGGGTTTCCAGAG ATGACTCAGAACATGTTTCAGGAAGGGCTCTATCAGGTGTTCTTCAAGGAACGCCCCCAGATCCGCTCACTCGCAGTCTCCACATCTGCAGAGCTCAAGGAAGCCAGACTGGTCCGCTGGTTTGGGACAGTGGTCAGCACACGTCTCCTCCTGGCCGGG gTTGTTCAGATTTTAAGTGCTGTCTCCAGTGTTCTCTCCACCATTTCTTATACGTGTTTGGGTTTCAGATGCTCTGTGTCTATGACAGCACCCGTCTGGTGTGCCCTGCTT TATCTTGCCACTGGTTCACTTGCAATCGACGTACAGAGGAAACCAAAAAAGATCAAA GTCATGTTTCTGATGGGTCTGAACATTCTCAGTCTGCTGTTTGGAATCTCTTCTTTCATCACCTACACACTGAAGTCCACAGCACTTGGAGACGTCACTACTCAGCAG cgtATAGGTGTATATGTGGTCAAGGGCAGCTGTATTCTGTTCATCCTCCAGTGCATATTTGCGGCCACATACACAATCTTTCTTGTTTGGAGAGGTCTGAAGTGTTCCAGCGCCCCCTACAGACAAGACTACAGCAGAGTAATGCAG AATACGGATGAATTTACAGATCCACTGCTGGAAAGTGAACACTTTAGCCTTTGA